Within Vallitalea okinawensis, the genomic segment AGAGGGGTCCAGATCCTCCATCTTCTAATAATATAATTTTATCACCATTAGGTGACTGCATGAATTCGGCAAAATCTACACCATCTGTTGAAATTTTAGCCTCACTATAATTAATATTTAAAGGTACATTCTTATCCGTAGGTGCTAATAATTTCTTCCCATTGAATTCAGTATTATCAGCTATATTATCAATACTCTCTTTCAATTGATCAATTTCAGCTTGTATTTTAAGTCGATCATCACCAGTTAAAGTCCCGTTTGAGGCTTGGATAGCTAGTTCTCGCATACGTTGGAGGGGCGGTGTTAGGATATTAGCCAATCCCCCTTCTGCTGTTTGAATCAATGAAACACCATCACTTATATTGCGTTGAGCTTGACGCAGTCCTCTAATCTGAGCTCTCATTTTTTCACGTATAGCTAGTCCTGCAGCGTCATCTGATGCAGAATTAATACGCAATCCTGTTGAAAGGCTTTCTAGGATGTCTGCTCTTTTATTATCTTTTTTTCTTACTCCATTCCATGCATTTAAAGCCGGTAAATTATTATTTATAACCATAACAAACTACCTTTCAGATTAACAGTCCATATATACTTAAACAAGTAATGCCACTACCATGACATTAAATGTATAGAGAAACACCATTATTAGTAAATTAAACTCTACTTGTAACTCTCTATAATAATATCGGAATTTAGCCTAAATAAATTAATATATTCCATGTAATAAATTAATATTCTTTAATTGTTTAACATGGATAGATTTGCTACATAAAGGTTTTAAAGATAAAATGTAAAAAAATCTAAGTATATCATCTTAGATTTTTTGATATAAAAACTCTACTTTAAAATTTCAATCTTATAATTACATTTAAACGTTTTACTAACGTCTAAGTACTGAATTCCTTTTTTATCCTCTAAACGATTTGTTGAATCTATAGCATCTGCTATCCCATACCAAGGTTCAATGCAAATAAATTGAGCATTAGGAGTCCATATCCCCACATAAGGAAAACCTTCAAAGGATATTTTTACTTTATCCTCCCTATTTTCATCACATATTGTAATAGAGTTTAGTTCTAAACTATCGAATATAAGAGCATCATGCGTAAAAAGATCATCATGTAAAGGAAGTCGCTTGGAGTTGGTTACTATTAATCTTTTACCTTCTTCTCTCAACCCACTTTCTGTGTTGATTATATAACTCTGCAATGTTTCATTTTTTTCAAACTCTAGATACTTATCGCCTTCACTTATATTACAATTGAATGCTGGATGAGCACCAATTGAGAAGTACATTCCCTTATCTCCTTTGTTTACTACCTCATAACTGATATCAAGTTCCTTATCATTTATTCGATATGTGACAAATAGTTCAAATAGATATGGATATTTCTTAAGTGTTAGTTCACTATATAAAAGCCTATATTTTAGTGCGTCTTCCTTCTTCTCAACTAGCTGAAAATCCATATCTCTAGCAAATCCATGTCTACCCATCTCATAAGTCTCATTATCTTTATTGTACTTATTATCTTTTAAACATCCTACAATAGGAAATAATATTGGTGCGTGTTTTCCCCAATACTGTGGATCGGCTTGCCATAAATATTCTTTATTTTCCTCAATAGACTTCAAACTACAGAGCTCAGCACCATGATTTTTAACAGATATACTTATATACTCGTTCTGAATTGTATGAATCATATGTCCTCCTTCTATGATATTCTTATAGCGTTTAGCAGAATTTATGAAATGTTTTGGAAATTGAGTTGCACATAGGAGAGGTACTTATAAACAATAATATCAAGCTTTTACCTGACTATTTAATATTTCAGATATTGTATCAGCCACTTCTTTCACTGTCTTTGCTTCAAGTTCCAAATCTTGAGATTCTGAATAAATCCCACTTAACTCAATAGCAGTTGGTATACTATCATTTTTAGTATAGATTGGTGCAGCAACGGAGGATAAAAAATCATGATACTCACGAATTTCCATCCCATAACCCAACTTCTTAATCTTAGCCAATTCCCCATTTAAATCATATGGATTTGTAATAGTATTCTCAGTAAACTTTGTAAATTCTATATCATTTATTACCTCTTCACATAAATCATAGTTAGCCAATAAGGTTTTACCAATGCTGGTTGCATGCAAGGGACCCTCTACCCCGATATTGGGTAGGTTCACTATATTATTTTTAGGTTCATACTTAAAGGTATAAACAAAGCAAGTCTTGTTCATTTTACCAATGTAAACCGTTTTATTGAATCTTTCAGCCAGTTCTATCAAATAAGGCTCAGCCACTGCCACAAGATTATTTGATTTTACATATTTATTACCTATTTTAAAGGCTTTAATACCAATCTTATATTTCTTAACTTCTGTAATAGTCTCCTCAAACATCCCTAAAGCGAGTAATGTACCTGAAATATCATAAGCACTTGATTTTGGTATATCCATAATTTTACTTATTTCAGTTAAGGTAATACCATCTGGATGGTTTGCTACTAACTCAAGCATTTCAATACATCTGAATGTAGAACGATGTAACTTCATAACCAGCTCTCCTTTCCAACTTCCAACAAATAGACCACTATTCTTTCTTCATAAGAAAATAAGTAATCAATTCTATAAATATTATAGTATATTTTTCTTATTGATTCAACGAACACTCTCTTAAACACTAAACCCTGCATGATCATAATTTAAAAAATAACCTTTCATTGATAAGGAGTCATCTTTTAGTATGACTCCTTATAGCACTCAACATAAAGATATGCTTGACCTAAATTTCGTTTAATATTTCTTTTGAAGAGTCTTTATCTAAAAATAGTTTAACACTCCTATGTCTACGTAAAATACTAGCAGGATTAGTATTGATTACATCTCCTAGTAATGTTTCCTTAACTGCATCTTTCTTATGCTTTTGCGGTACCGCTAAAAAGATGTGCTTTGCTGAAACAATTGCAGGTACCGTCATGGTCATTGCAACTTTTGGTACAAAATCCTCACACTTAAAAATACCATCTTTTTCTGAGGCTTGATTAATGGATTTCTGATCAAGATTAATTTTTTTAACTTTATAAGGATCGTTAAAATCTGATACATGCGGTTCATTGTATGCTAAATGTCCATTTTGACCTATTCCTATAACAGCTATATCAAGAGGATATTGTTCAAGTAAATTAGCATAACGCTGGCATTCAGCCTCCACATCTGTTACATTACTTCTCATAGTAAATATATTATTAAAGGATGCTTTTGAGAATATATGCTTATAAGCAAAGTTAACAATTCTTTCCGGAGCATCATCTGGTAACCCGATGTACTCATCAAGATGGAAGGCATTCACTTTATGCCATGGTACATCAGCAAACGTAAATAATATTTCATAGACTGCATAATGAGAAGCCGCTGGTGCAAAAACAATATTTATCTCTTCTTTTTCTTCACCTAATCCTTTAATCATCTCTGTTATTGCTTTTGCATCTGCTTCTGCCATAGATTTTTCATCTTCATAAATAAAAACTTCTATCTGATCAACCTTTGCTTGCTTTATTAGCTTTTCTTGTAACATAAGTTCACTCCTTATATAATTAGGGGTTATTATACGCCAGAACTATTATTAGGATCTAACTACTAATACTGTAAGAATCCCTATTACTTATAAATCATTGCACAACAGTGGCATGGGCGATATTTTTATAAAATGCTTTTATTTTCTTATATTCCAAACCATTATTAATCTCATCTAATTCAGGAATTCTAGGGCGAATCCCTTTTAGGTACTCATTAACATAAAGTATAGCCTCATGGTATCTACTTATCATTCCTCCATAACGGACTTGCATAACATCAAAACCATAGGTCTTAAAGTTTTTCATCCAAATCCTTCTATGGCAGATAGCTAAATCTTTGGTTAAGGAAATGAGTACTTTATAATACTCAAGGTTATCTTTAAATAAACTTTCATCCTCTTTGTAGGCTGTAATAAGGCTTGTTCTAGCAAGTATTTTATACTTACATATGTTACATACGATACTTGCGTACTTATAGGTATCGTGTTTTGATTCGTGCTTCGATAAATACTTCTCTAAATCTTGGTAGTGTTGTAGGGCTTTGTACCAAACATCCTTATCCTTCCTTAACTCATTGTTATAACCTATGCCAAGAATGGGATCGTCAAAATATAGATTGGGTAGTTGGAATGCCTTATAATTAACATCAGATAACCTTTCCATGATGTGATAATCATATTTGAATAAGTAGTTGAATTTTTCTTTATTAATTTGATCTTTACAGTATATCTTTTCTGCTAAATAATATAATCCCAAAGAATAACTAGCTGGGTCACAATAAGCACCATCATCTCCCCAAATAGCCAACATGAGCTCTTGAATAGGATACTGACAAACTGTTTCATAGACTGCATCTAAATGAGCAGCAGATTTATTGTGATCATAATGAGTCGTAAAATAGGTGTATAAACCAGAAACTAGTATTGTTTTGCGCTTTAATTTTTCATGCAGTTTTAGATTGAGAATTAATTGTTCACTATCAACTTCATCATAATTCCAAAAACCTAAAGTTATGTCTTCAATACTATCAATAAACTCTGGTTTAAAGGTGACAGTATCTGGCTCATAATAGCTATGATTAGAGGAATTCATCTTAATAAACATATCGCTCCAAAGATAAGTTTCTTTATAACCATGTTGATTAGCAATTTCTTTAACCTTCTTTATGTGGCGCAAGAATAATTCTTTCTTGCCTTGAAAACCAAACTTATCAATATATTTTCCTCTCCCTAGACTATGAACCTCGTCCATTCCTAGTGCTATTACTTTCGAATCAAAGACCTCACTCATTGTTTGTAGCATAAGGTCTATTAATTGATAGGTCTCTTCATTATCTACCATCAGATTCGCAATCCCATCTTGCACTTGTGAAAAATATTTCCAATGAAATAACTGCTGTAAATGTCCTAATGTCTGAATACACCCAACCAATTCTATACCTAATAACTTTCCAAAATCATTAAGTTCTCTAAGTTCTTTTTTTGTATATTTGCCACGTAGGTATCCAAAAGCAGGTACTTCACTAATTTCATACATATCTTCGGTATATAGCATAAGCCTAGAGTACCCCATTAAACTTAACTTAACCATGAACTCCTTTAAAGCCTTTACAGTAGTAACCGCATTTCTTGAATTATCTAACATGCAAGTAAGTTGAGGTACCAGAGATTTTTCTATATAATCTGGAGTAACCAACCTACCAAATAGTAAAATCAAACACCCACGCATTGCATATTGCATACTCTCATATGTTATTGAGAGTACTTCTTTCTTTTGAAGCCTTAAACCTTCTCCGCCTTTTATAAAAACCACATTTTCTTTGCCTTCTGGTACATGATGAACATCAAAATAATCACCTAATATCTTTAAAGCACCATATAGTTCTTTTGGTGTACTGACTTTATTCCATCTTATATACATAATCTCACCTATGATTTAATGCTTCTGTTAATACCATCATTCCAAGCCCTTGTGCGTAGGCTCTAGTATGTAATTCTTTATCCTTGTAGAAATTTAATGACACTGCCCCTAAAGCAGTCCCATCGCTAGCTAGTTCTAGT encodes:
- a CDS encoding aldose 1-epimerase family protein, translated to MIHTIQNEYISISVKNHGAELCSLKSIEENKEYLWQADPQYWGKHAPILFPIVGCLKDNKYNKDNETYEMGRHGFARDMDFQLVEKKEDALKYRLLYSELTLKKYPYLFELFVTYRINDKELDISYEVVNKGDKGMYFSIGAHPAFNCNISEGDKYLEFEKNETLQSYIINTESGLREEGKRLIVTNSKRLPLHDDLFTHDALIFDSLELNSITICDENREDKVKISFEGFPYVGIWTPNAQFICIEPWYGIADAIDSTNRLEDKKGIQYLDVSKTFKCNYKIEILK
- a CDS encoding IclR family transcriptional regulator, with translation MKLHRSTFRCIEMLELVANHPDGITLTEISKIMDIPKSSAYDISGTLLALGMFEETITEVKKYKIGIKAFKIGNKYVKSNNLVAVAEPYLIELAERFNKTVYIGKMNKTCFVYTFKYEPKNNIVNLPNIGVEGPLHATSIGKTLLANYDLCEEVINDIEFTKFTENTITNPYDLNGELAKIKKLGYGMEIREYHDFLSSVAAPIYTKNDSIPTAIELSGIYSESQDLELEAKTVKEVADTISEILNSQVKA
- a CDS encoding 6-phosphogluconolactonase, yielding MLQEKLIKQAKVDQIEVFIYEDEKSMAEADAKAITEMIKGLGEEKEEINIVFAPAASHYAVYEILFTFADVPWHKVNAFHLDEYIGLPDDAPERIVNFAYKHIFSKASFNNIFTMRSNVTDVEAECQRYANLLEQYPLDIAVIGIGQNGHLAYNEPHVSDFNDPYKVKKINLDQKSINQASEKDGIFKCEDFVPKVAMTMTVPAIVSAKHIFLAVPQKHKKDAVKETLLGDVINTNPASILRRHRSVKLFLDKDSSKEILNEI
- a CDS encoding family 20 glycosylhydrolase; this translates as MYIRWNKVSTPKELYGALKILGDYFDVHHVPEGKENVVFIKGGEGLRLQKKEVLSITYESMQYAMRGCLILLFGRLVTPDYIEKSLVPQLTCMLDNSRNAVTTVKALKEFMVKLSLMGYSRLMLYTEDMYEISEVPAFGYLRGKYTKKELRELNDFGKLLGIELVGCIQTLGHLQQLFHWKYFSQVQDGIANLMVDNEETYQLIDLMLQTMSEVFDSKVIALGMDEVHSLGRGKYIDKFGFQGKKELFLRHIKKVKEIANQHGYKETYLWSDMFIKMNSSNHSYYEPDTVTFKPEFIDSIEDITLGFWNYDEVDSEQLILNLKLHEKLKRKTILVSGLYTYFTTHYDHNKSAAHLDAVYETVCQYPIQELMLAIWGDDGAYCDPASYSLGLYYLAEKIYCKDQINKEKFNYLFKYDYHIMERLSDVNYKAFQLPNLYFDDPILGIGYNNELRKDKDVWYKALQHYQDLEKYLSKHESKHDTYKYASIVCNICKYKILARTSLITAYKEDESLFKDNLEYYKVLISLTKDLAICHRRIWMKNFKTYGFDVMQVRYGGMISRYHEAILYVNEYLKGIRPRIPELDEINNGLEYKKIKAFYKNIAHATVVQ